The following are encoded in a window of Streptomyces sp. Go-475 genomic DNA:
- a CDS encoding DUF6507 family protein, producing the protein MLKTTGDAASKLEKYAKAFGEHLTSAASSAGTVSAEGGGEGGEKAQGGLVALALSQFAEHATKDLKFVAARAGKSLQGAVDATTAYLNGDEEMAAEAQRKTLQAPVVDLPGVGKR; encoded by the coding sequence GTGCTGAAGACGACGGGTGATGCGGCGTCGAAGCTGGAGAAGTACGCGAAGGCGTTCGGTGAGCATCTGACGTCGGCGGCGTCCAGCGCGGGCACCGTCTCGGCCGAGGGTGGCGGTGAGGGCGGCGAGAAGGCGCAGGGCGGCCTGGTCGCTTTGGCGTTGTCGCAGTTCGCGGAGCACGCGACGAAGGATCTGAAGTTCGTCGCGGCGCGGGCGGGCAAGTCGTTGCAGGGCGCGGTGGATGCCACCACGGCGTATCTGAACGGGGACGAGGAGATGGCGGCCGAGGCGCAGCGCAAGACGCTGCAGGCGCCTGTGGTGGATCTGCCGGGAGTCGGTAAGCGGTGA
- a CDS encoding pore-forming ESAT-6 family protein — protein sequence MAGAGSDRRSYDTGASADAQSNIQGVIGRLESLITERDKQVKAAMADFTADGVADEYHGKEQRWNNASQEVKNIIHLLKTTLEKNDGTAQSTIQRAKAAVDNIG from the coding sequence ATGGCGGGTGCGGGTTCGGATCGCCGGTCGTATGACACGGGTGCGTCGGCGGATGCGCAGTCGAACATCCAGGGGGTGATCGGCCGTCTGGAGTCGCTGATCACCGAGCGTGACAAGCAGGTGAAGGCGGCGATGGCCGATTTCACGGCGGATGGTGTGGCGGATGAGTACCACGGCAAGGAACAGCGGTGGAACAACGCCTCGCAAGAGGTGAAGAACATTATTCATCTGCTGAAGACGACGCTGGAGAAGAACGACGGCACGGCGCAGTCGACGATTCAGCGCGCGAAGGCGGCGGTCGACAACATCGGCTGA
- a CDS encoding GNAT family N-acetyltransferase: MSAPPRLRLPPGHRSRPATLTDVPAIHHLVATCERDLHGRVDTAADGIAADLARPGLDPEFDTLLVHDAGGAPAGWAWVHGGRRSMIDVHPRHRGKGLGSALLTWAEARARRAGSARLVQTLPDGDRTAATLLLSRRYQPYITQWLLRIEMPGEPEVPDAPPGIMVRPFGPGDERAAHRLTEDAFDEWQQRRKGYEEWARLTVERPTFAPALSPVAFADGRMVGAVLSLYVPDSDEGCIDRVAVRRDHRDRGIARSLLREAFHGFWLRGRRSCALWTHSATGALTLYERVGMTVAQGSTVFSKALDDEGDAVAGL, from the coding sequence ATGTCCGCTCCTCCACGACTGCGGCTCCCGCCGGGCCACCGCAGCCGACCGGCGACCCTCACCGACGTCCCCGCGATCCACCACCTCGTCGCCACCTGCGAGCGCGACCTGCACGGGCGCGTCGACACGGCAGCCGACGGCATCGCCGCCGACCTGGCACGGCCCGGCCTGGACCCGGAGTTCGACACGCTGCTCGTGCACGACGCCGGTGGAGCACCGGCCGGCTGGGCCTGGGTGCACGGAGGCCGCCGCAGCATGATCGACGTCCACCCCCGCCATCGGGGGAAGGGGCTGGGCAGCGCGCTGCTCACCTGGGCCGAGGCACGTGCCCGCCGGGCGGGCAGCGCACGGCTGGTCCAGACGCTCCCCGACGGCGACCGGACGGCCGCCACGCTGCTGCTCTCCCGCCGGTACCAGCCGTACATCACCCAGTGGCTGCTGCGGATCGAGATGCCCGGCGAACCCGAGGTCCCCGACGCACCGCCCGGCATCATGGTGCGACCGTTCGGCCCCGGTGACGAGCGGGCGGCGCACCGGCTCACCGAAGACGCCTTCGACGAATGGCAGCAGCGCCGCAAGGGCTACGAGGAGTGGGCCCGCCTGACGGTCGAACGCCCCACGTTCGCACCGGCCCTGTCACCCGTGGCGTTCGCCGACGGCCGGATGGTAGGCGCGGTCCTGTCGCTGTACGTGCCGGACTCCGACGAGGGCTGCATCGACCGCGTCGCGGTACGCCGTGACCACCGCGACCGCGGCATCGCCCGCTCACTCCTGCGGGAGGCGTTCCACGGTTTCTGGCTGCGCGGCCGGCGCTCGTGCGCTCTGTGGACCCACTCGGCGACCGGCGCCCTGACGCTGTACGAGCGGGTGGGCATGACGGTCGCGCAAGGCTCGACGGTCTTCAGCAAGGCCCTCGACGACGAGGGGGACGCTGTGGCAGGGCTGTGA